The genome window ACTTGCGGCTGACAACGGAGTTGGAGGCTTTGTGTGCTGCGCTGATACGTTGCAGCGCCTTGTGGTAGGCGCTGTCGGGTACTTGGTGATCCTGCAGTGAGCCGACACTGACTTCGCTGCCCCAAAGTGCATGGCTGCGATCAACGATGGCTTGCCTGGCAAGCCTGAAGTCCACAGCATTGGCAGGGGCTACCTTTTCGCTATTCACGATGGGGTCTTTCCTTGGCGGTTTGAAAATGGCTGGCACATATAACTCCCCGGCTTAGTTTGTACCCATAACCACGGATATTCTGAATAATGTTGTCACCGTAGTGCGCCTTGATTTTGCTACGCAGTCGGCTGATGGACTTTTCCAGGGCGCGGGAGTCGTAGTACTTGGTATTAAGGCCCATGACTTCGGCGATTTCATTGTGACTGAGCAGTCGGCGCTGTATAAGCGCGTCCAGAACTTTCATTTCGATGAAGGAAATTTCAAGTTTCTTGCCGTTACCATAAAGGCACATGCGATCCTGATCGAGCACCAGGCCACAACGATTCAGTCGTTCACCCTCACTGAGAAAAGCATCAAACAGGCTTAACTTTTTTTCAGGGGACCCCTCTGCCACTTTGATGCAGTAATCCGCGCCAGCCAGATAGTATTTGGTCTTACTCAAACTGGAGGCGAATGTGACGACGACAAATATGGTGCAGTTGGGGTGGCTGTTTCGGGTTTTTCTTATTATGTCCAGGGTTTGATTGCTCGCCGCAGGGGTGTCGATCTCTATGATGATAGCGCGGTAGCTTGCGTGGCTTTCCTGGGTGTCAACGAGTTGTTCGTAGTAACGTGTATCGACTTTCAAATCATCCGCTACAGTGCGAACTATAAGCTCCCGAAAATCCTCCGATTTAGATGGAGTCCGTGCAATAGCGAGGACGTTGGAAAAATGCATCACCTACTCCCTTTTCCGGCATGCAAGGCCGTCAGTTCAATCGCTGCTAGCGTTTAGATACTAATCGAATTGAATACGGTAAAACGTGACAAATTTTAACATTCGCCACTTTGTTTTCAAAAAGGAATGGGGTAGTGCGCGGTTATTGCGAGGGGTTTTGCACGGGCGTACACATATGCTAGTGCAAACTCTTAATGTGCGATAAGTATTTTAGCCCAAACGGTTTTTTTGCTGAATCGGGGAAACCCTTGCATCGCTAAGGAGGGAAGGCAGAGGCGCGCGCCACGCGCCTGCATTCAAATCTGCTCCTCCCCCCGCAATTGCACACTCATGTCATCGCAGTTTTTCGCCCAGTCACTGAGCCATTGCGGCATCGGTGGCGACGTCTCTTCCAGGCCCAACGCCTTCACAAAGTCGCCCGGCGGCAGGGTGCCCTTGGCCGACCGGAACAGCCCGCGCATCACCACCACGCCGACCACCCGGCTGTTGCTCACGAAGCGGTGCTCCATCAGGCTCCACTTGTGGTCCCAGCCGAGCATGCGCGTGTGTACCTCAAACACTTCGAACAGCTTCAGCTCGCGACGGAATTTGCCCCAGGTATCACCGACGATCGGCAGCGCCTTGTTGCGCAATGCCACGCGAAAGGCCCCGGTGCGCAATACGAAATCCATCCGGGCAACATCCGCCAGGGAAAAGTACCGGCCATTGGTGACGTGTCGGTTGATGTCCAGGTCAAGCGGCCAGACGCGCATGCGCACCACCGTGGTGTCCAGGCCATGCACAGGTTTGCGCCAGGGGCGCCGGGACAGCATGAAGAGCAAGCGAAACCACAGATTCATCCAAAGTACCTGACAGTTGATCAAAGGCAGCACTGTAGGGACGTGGAATCCGCTAAGGTAGATGCACAAATGACTTATTACATGCGAAAAACGCAATCGGGTTTTTATCATGCATATCACCTTGCTTCTGGCTGATCGCTGCTCTGCCGCCAGTGCCACCACGGCCTTGGAGATGCTCAGCGCCGCCAACCTGTTTGCCGACCAACCACCCTTTGAGGTCGCAGTGGCTTCCCTGGACGGTCACGCCGTGGAGGCCTGGGGTGGTCAACGCCTGCAGGTTGATCACGCGCTTGCGCAGATCGTGCAGACTGACCTGGTGTTGATCCCGGGCTTTCTGTTCACGCTGAAGGAAGCCCTGCCGACTTTTCCCGCCTACGCGCCCTGGCTGCGCGAACAGCACGCACGTGGTGCGGTATTGGCTTCGATGTGCACCGCAGCTTTTCTATTGGCTGAATCCGGCGTGCTCCAGGGCCTGCGCGCCACGACCCACTGGGCGTTTGCCGAGTTGTTCCGGCGACGCTACACCGACGTGAGCCTGGACGACGCGCAGCTGCTCTGCGAGGAGAACCGGGTGATCACCAGCGGCGGGGCGAGTGCAGCGATGGACTTGATGCTGCACCTGATCCGCCGTTTCGGCTCACCGGAACTGGCCCATACCTGTGGCCG of Pseudomonas azotoformans contains these proteins:
- a CDS encoding winged helix-turn-helix domain-containing protein, which produces MHFSNVLAIARTPSKSEDFRELIVRTVADDLKVDTRYYEQLVDTQESHASYRAIIIEIDTPAASNQTLDIIRKTRNSHPNCTIFVVVTFASSLSKTKYYLAGADYCIKVAEGSPEKKLSLFDAFLSEGERLNRCGLVLDQDRMCLYGNGKKLEISFIEMKVLDALIQRRLLSHNEIAEVMGLNTKYYDSRALEKSISRLRSKIKAHYGDNIIQNIRGYGYKLSRGVICASHFQTAKERPHRE
- a CDS encoding GlxA family transcriptional regulator — protein: MHITLLLADRCSAASATTALEMLSAANLFADQPPFEVAVASLDGHAVEAWGGQRLQVDHALAQIVQTDLVLIPGFLFTLKEALPTFPAYAPWLREQHARGAVLASMCTAAFLLAESGVLQGLRATTHWAFAELFRRRYTDVSLDDAQLLCEENRVITSGGASAAMDLMLHLIRRFGSPELAHTCGRYLLIDNVRSEQSVYAMWSLPKSHGDAEILRVQHWLEQHFAEPVVIDEVARQFSFGVRNFKRRFKEATGFTPIAYLQTLRLERAKQMLESTRMTLESITYAVGYEDSNSFRRLFLQRVGVLPAAYRKKFLVRPV
- a CDS encoding acyl-CoA thioesterase; translation: MNLWFRLLFMLSRRPWRKPVHGLDTTVVRMRVWPLDLDINRHVTNGRYFSLADVARMDFVLRTGAFRVALRNKALPIVGDTWGKFRRELKLFEVFEVHTRMLGWDHKWSLMEHRFVSNSRVVGVVVMRGLFRSAKGTLPPGDFVKALGLEETSPPMPQWLSDWAKNCDDMSVQLRGEEQI